The following proteins are co-located in the Phocoena phocoena chromosome 1, mPhoPho1.1, whole genome shotgun sequence genome:
- the LOC136123498 gene encoding aflatoxin B1 aldehyde reductase member 2 isoform X2: MLSDLSRDVARAAVRCARTPRPPEARTAAAMSRGPRTTSGSPIRPATVLGTMEMGRRMDALASAAAVLAFLERGHTELDTAFMYSDGQSESILGGLGLGLGGGDCKVKIATKANPWEGKSLKPDSLRSQLETSLKRLQCPHVDLFYLHAPDHGTPVEETLRACHQLHQEGMYNATTRQVETELFPCIRHFGLRFYAYNPLAGGLLTGKYKYEDKDRKQPVGRFFGTNWSEVYRNRFWKEHHFKAIALVEKALQAAYGPSAPSMTSAALRWMYHHSQLQGAHGDAIILGMSSLEQLEQNLVATEEGPLEPAIVQAFDQAWHLVAHECPSYFR, translated from the exons ATGCTGAGCGACTTGTCTCGCGACGTGGCCCGCGCCGCCGTCCGCTGCGCTCGTACCCCCCGGCCACCCGAGGCTCGCACCGCCGCCGCCATGTCCCGGGGCCCGCGGACCACCTCAGGCTCCCCTATCCGGCCCGCCACCGTGCTGGGCACCATGGAGATGGGGCGCCGCATGGACGCGCTCGCCAGCGCCGCGGCAGTGCTCGCCTTCCTGGAGCGCGGCCACACTGAGCTGGACACGGCCTTCATGTACAGCGACGGCCAGTCCGAGAGCATCCTGGGCGGCCTGGGGCTCGGGCTGGGCGGCGGCGACTGCAAAG TGAAAATCGCTACCAAGGCCAATCCCTGGGAAGGGAAGTCGCTGAAGCCTGATAGCCTCCGGTCCCAGCTGGAGACGTCACTGAAGCGGCTGCAGTGTCCACACGTTGACCTCTTCTATCTACACGCACCGGACCACGGCACCCCCGTGGAAGAGACACTGCGTGCCTGCCACCAGCTGCACCAGGAG GGCATGTACAACGCCACTACCCGGCAGGTGGAGACAGAGCTCTTCCCCTGCATCAGGCACTTTGGACTGAGGTTCTACGCCTACAACCCTTTGGCTG GGGGCCTGCTGACCGGCAAGTACAAGTATGAGGACAAGGACAGGAAGCAACCTGTGGGCCGCTTCTTTGGGACCAATTGGTCAGAGGTCTACAGGAATCG CTTCTGGAAGGAACACCACTTCAAGGCCATTGCCCTGGTGGAGAAGGCCCTGCAGGCTGCATATGGCCCCAGCGCCCCCAGCATGACCTCGGCCGCCCTCCGGTGGATGTACCACCACTCACAGCTCCAG GGTGCCCACGGGGACGCGATCATCCTGGGCATGTCCAGCCTGGAGCAGCTGGAACAGAACTTGGTGGCCACTGAAGAAGGGCCCCTAGAGCCAGCCATCGTGCAGGCCTTTGATCAGGCCTGGCACCTGGTTGCCCATGAATGTCCCAGCTACTTCCGCTAG
- the LOC136123498 gene encoding aflatoxin B1 aldehyde reductase member 2 isoform X1 — protein MLSDLSRDVARAAVRCARTPRPPEARTAAAMSRGPRTTSGSPIRPATVLGTMEMGRRMDALASAAAVLAFLERGHTELDTAFMYSDGQSESILGGLGLGLGGGDCKVKIATKANPWEGKSLKPDSLRSQLETSLKRLQCPHVDLFYLHAPDHGTPVEETLRACHQLHQEGKFVELGLSNYAAWEVAEICTLCKSNNWILPTVYQGMYNATTRQVETELFPCIRHFGLRFYAYNPLAGGLLTGKYKYEDKDRKQPVGRFFGTNWSEVYRNRFWKEHHFKAIALVEKALQAAYGPSAPSMTSAALRWMYHHSQLQGAHGDAIILGMSSLEQLEQNLVATEEGPLEPAIVQAFDQAWHLVAHECPSYFR, from the exons ATGCTGAGCGACTTGTCTCGCGACGTGGCCCGCGCCGCCGTCCGCTGCGCTCGTACCCCCCGGCCACCCGAGGCTCGCACCGCCGCCGCCATGTCCCGGGGCCCGCGGACCACCTCAGGCTCCCCTATCCGGCCCGCCACCGTGCTGGGCACCATGGAGATGGGGCGCCGCATGGACGCGCTCGCCAGCGCCGCGGCAGTGCTCGCCTTCCTGGAGCGCGGCCACACTGAGCTGGACACGGCCTTCATGTACAGCGACGGCCAGTCCGAGAGCATCCTGGGCGGCCTGGGGCTCGGGCTGGGCGGCGGCGACTGCAAAG TGAAAATCGCTACCAAGGCCAATCCCTGGGAAGGGAAGTCGCTGAAGCCTGATAGCCTCCGGTCCCAGCTGGAGACGTCACTGAAGCGGCTGCAGTGTCCACACGTTGACCTCTTCTATCTACACGCACCGGACCACGGCACCCCCGTGGAAGAGACACTGCGTGCCTGCCACCAGCTGCACCAGGAG GGCAAGTTTGTGGAGCTTGGCCTCTCCAACTATGCCGCCTGGGAAGTGGCCGAGATCTGTACCCTATGCAAGAGCAATAACTGGATCCTGCCCACCGTGTACCAG GGCATGTACAACGCCACTACCCGGCAGGTGGAGACAGAGCTCTTCCCCTGCATCAGGCACTTTGGACTGAGGTTCTACGCCTACAACCCTTTGGCTG GGGGCCTGCTGACCGGCAAGTACAAGTATGAGGACAAGGACAGGAAGCAACCTGTGGGCCGCTTCTTTGGGACCAATTGGTCAGAGGTCTACAGGAATCG CTTCTGGAAGGAACACCACTTCAAGGCCATTGCCCTGGTGGAGAAGGCCCTGCAGGCTGCATATGGCCCCAGCGCCCCCAGCATGACCTCGGCCGCCCTCCGGTGGATGTACCACCACTCACAGCTCCAG GGTGCCCACGGGGACGCGATCATCCTGGGCATGTCCAGCCTGGAGCAGCTGGAACAGAACTTGGTGGCCACTGAAGAAGGGCCCCTAGAGCCAGCCATCGTGCAGGCCTTTGATCAGGCCTGGCACCTGGTTGCCCATGAATGTCCCAGCTACTTCCGCTAG